One window of Flavobacterium ammonificans genomic DNA carries:
- a CDS encoding SDR family oxidoreductase — protein sequence MSYTDKMLRDDALKGKVIVVTGGGSGLGKAMTKYFLELGAKVAITSRDLDKLKNTAAELETQTGGTCLPIQCDVRHYEEVENMLQETLKTFGKVDILLNNAAGNFISPTERLSSNAFDTVIDIVLKGTKNCTLAFGKHWIDTKQTSSTVLNIVTTYAWTGSAYVVPSATAKAGVLAMTKSLAVEWAKYGIRTNAIAPGPFPTKGAWDRLLPGDLAEKFDMAKKVPLKRVGDHQELANLAAYLVSDFSAYINGEVVVIDGGEWLKGAGQFNLLEDIPAEMWDMLEMMIKAKKNK from the coding sequence ATGAGTTATACAGATAAAATGCTGCGCGATGACGCATTAAAAGGAAAAGTAATTGTGGTTACAGGTGGCGGAAGCGGTTTGGGCAAAGCTATGACTAAATATTTTTTGGAATTAGGAGCCAAAGTAGCCATTACTTCTCGTGATTTAGACAAACTAAAAAACACTGCTGCCGAATTAGAAACACAAACTGGCGGAACTTGTTTACCTATTCAATGTGACGTTCGTCATTATGAAGAAGTAGAAAACATGCTTCAAGAAACATTGAAAACGTTTGGCAAAGTAGATATTTTATTAAACAATGCAGCAGGTAATTTCATTTCGCCTACAGAGCGTTTATCATCAAATGCATTTGACACCGTCATTGATATTGTTCTAAAGGGAACCAAAAACTGTACGCTCGCTTTTGGAAAGCATTGGATTGATACCAAACAAACTTCATCAACTGTACTTAACATTGTTACTACCTATGCTTGGACAGGTTCAGCTTATGTTGTACCAAGCGCCACTGCAAAAGCAGGAGTATTGGCTATGACAAAAAGTTTAGCCGTAGAATGGGCAAAATACGGGATTCGTACCAATGCCATTGCGCCAGGGCCATTTCCAACTAAAGGAGCTTGGGATCGATTATTACCAGGTGATTTAGCTGAAAAATTTGATATGGCTAAAAAAGTACCCTTAAAACGTGTGGGCGATCATCAAGAATTAGCCAATTTAGCTGCCTATTTAGTTTCTGACTTTTCTGCCTATATTAATGGAGAAGTGGTAGTCATTGACGGAGGTGAATGGTTAAAAGGTGCCGGACAATTTAATCTTCTAGAGGATATTCCTGCTGAAATGTGGGATATGCTAGAAATGATGATTAAAGCAAAGAAAAACAAATAA
- a CDS encoding FtsB family cell division protein, translating into MTNPLKNKSWFKLLSNKYILVLVFFTGWMLFLDNYSYFDHRFLDNQIDELEDNKSYYQEEIKKDKRHIKELKNIEYVEKYAREKYYMKKDSEDIYIIEFEGDSAIKTK; encoded by the coding sequence ATGACAAATCCGCTTAAAAACAAATCTTGGTTTAAACTATTGAGCAACAAATACATTTTAGTATTAGTGTTTTTTACGGGCTGGATGCTTTTTTTAGACAACTATTCGTATTTCGATCATCGCTTCTTAGACAATCAAATCGACGAATTAGAAGACAATAAATCGTATTACCAAGAAGAAATCAAGAAAGACAAAAGGCATATAAAAGAACTCAAGAATATTGAATATGTTGAGAAATATGCACGTGAAAAATATTATATGAAGAAAGATAGTGAAGACATTTATATCATAGAGTTTGAAGGAGACAGTGCCATCAAAACAAAATAA
- the udk gene encoding uridine kinase, whose translation MLIIGIAGGTGSGKTTVVNQIVNELPETEVGIISQDSYYKENVGMTYEERAAINFDHPRSIDFELLVEHLKELKAGNNINQPVYSFVSHNRTSDTVFTHPRKVMVVEGILILTNPELRDLFDVKIYVQADPDERLIRRLKRDIADRGRDMNEVLNRYQTTLKPMHQQFIEPTKAFADIIIPNDKYNTVAIDVVRAVINQKLNV comes from the coding sequence ATGCTCATTATAGGAATTGCAGGAGGAACTGGAAGTGGTAAAACAACTGTAGTCAATCAAATCGTAAATGAATTACCAGAAACTGAAGTGGGGATTATTTCACAAGATTCTTATTATAAAGAGAATGTTGGAATGACTTATGAAGAAAGAGCTGCAATTAATTTTGATCATCCTAGATCAATAGATTTTGAGTTATTGGTAGAGCATCTTAAAGAATTAAAAGCAGGTAATAACATCAATCAACCCGTTTATTCTTTTGTTTCTCACAATAGAACAAGCGACACTGTTTTTACTCATCCTAGAAAAGTAATGGTTGTTGAAGGAATTTTAATTTTAACCAATCCCGAATTGAGAGACCTTTTTGATGTAAAAATTTATGTTCAAGCTGATCCAGACGAGCGTCTAATTCGTAGATTAAAAAGAGATATCGCAGATCGTGGTAGAGATATGAATGAAGTACTCAACAGATACCAAACTACTTTAAAACCAATGCACCAGCAATTTATTGAACCTACAAAAGCATTTGCCGATATTATCATCCCTAACGACAAATACAACACTGTAGCGATCGATGTAGTTCGTGCCGTAATTAATCAAAAATTAAACGTTTAA